One Ailuropoda melanoleuca isolate Jingjing chromosome 14, ASM200744v2, whole genome shotgun sequence DNA segment encodes these proteins:
- the LOC100483473 gene encoding immunoglobulin lambda variable 4-3, giving the protein MGLVPFYLLPFIFSTGFCALPVLTQPQSASASLGASVKLTCTLSSEHSNYYVHWYQQRPGKAPQYVMKVNSDGSHSKGDGIPSRFSGSSSGVDRYLTISNIQSEDEAEYYCGANYNINGQDG; this is encoded by the exons ATGGGCTTGGTTCCCTTCTACCTTCTGCCCTTCATTTTCTCTACAG gTTTCTGTGCTCTACCTGTGCTGACCCAGCCTcaatctgcttctgcctccctggGAGCCTCGGTCAAGCTCACCTGCACCCTGAGCAGTGAGCACAGCAATTACTATGTTCACTGGTATCAACAGCGACCAGGGAAGGCCCCTCAGTATGTGATGAAGGTTAATAGTGACGGAAGCCACAGCAAGGGGGATGGGATCCCGAGTCGCTTCTCAGGCTCCAGCTCTGGGGTTGACCGCTATTTAACCATCTCCAACATCCAGTCTGAGGATGAGGCTGAGTATTACTGTGGTGCAAACTATAACATCAATGGTCAAGACGGTTAA